CGGTTCAGGTTCGGCTTCGACTGGTAAGCAATGTACAAGCCGTACACACCGTGGTACAGCAGCGGCAGCCAGATGCCGAACAATTCCAGGAAGAAGACCAGCGGCAGGCTGTTCAGCCACAGCACACTGTCAGTGAAACCGGAAGCACCACCCTCCACAGCCGAGAAGTTCGTCAGCATGTGCTCAAGGAAAAAGGCCCCAAGCGGGATGATGCCGAGCAAGGAATGAATCTTTCTGGAATAAAATCCTCTCATGCAAAGTGTCCCCTTTCCAATTAAAAAACAGCGTTTTCATTAAGATGCATACACAGCCGGAAGTACTGTTGAAACAGGGCGGCAGCTGGCCTAAAACTGCTGAAATGAGCCGTTTGCGCCGCTTATCATTGTTTTCCCGGACTTTGCTCTATCATTCACAATATGTGAATATCTTGTGTCACTTTGTATGTTACTCTTTTTTCGCTTATAAGGGAATTGCAATCTAATTATTAATCGTTATACAATATCTGCATAAGAATATTTTTAATGTGATAATAATTCTCATTTAGCTGATCGATTTGGCTTCATACTCCTGCTTATTTTCTATAAATCCGACAACTTTCCCGTCTCTTGCTATGCCTTTTATCACAATCTGCGGTACGAAGGAGGGTAAGGTATGTACGATGATTTAGATGCTTTTGCCGCGGTGGTGGAGCATTCCAGCCTGAACCGGGCTTCCCGCCAGCTCAATCTGTCCCAGCCCGCCCTCTCCCGCAAAATCTCCAAGCTGGAGGAGCGCCTGGGCGTCGCTCTGTTCAACCGCTTCGGCAAGCGGCTGGAGCTTACGGAGGTGGGACGCCTCACCTACACCTATGCGCTGGAGCAGCGTCAGCAGCGTTCCCGGTTCCTGGAGGCGTTATCCAAGTTCAAGGAGGGTGAGCCGCAGTTCGTAACGCTGGGCGCGAGCCTGACCACGCTGCAGACAACGCTGCCCCCGCTGGTGAAGGCCTACACGGAGAAATACCCGGCGGCCGAGCTGAAGCTCATCACAGGGAAGACGCATGAGATGGTGACGGCGGTCAGCGAGGGCAAATGCGATGTCGGAATCATCGCCTCCCAGGTGCATGAGCCGGGCCTGCGCTCCATCCCCCTGTTCGAGGACCAGCTCCGGCTGGTCGTCTCGGAGCAGCATCCGCTGACCCTGACGCCGCGGCTCACCATGGACCACCTGTCCCGGCTGCCGATGATCCTCTTCTCCAAGGGGACGTGGTACCGCCGGACCACCGATGATCTGTTCCACCGCTGCGGCGTGGAGCCGGATGTGCGGATGGAGATCGACTCGTTCGAGGCGATCGTCCGCCTGCTGCCGACCGTCAAGGCAGCGGCGCTGCTGCCCAATTCCTATCTCCGTCCCGAGCTGCTGAACGGCGGGGGGCTGGTGTCGCTGCACATCAAGGAATTGGAGCAGACCCAGCGCACCACCTGCCTGATCTACCAGAGCAGCGGCGGACTCAGCACAGCGGCCCGCTGCCTGGTGCAGGTCACCGAGGATGTGTTCCTGAACAGCCGGGACTAGCCGCCCGCCGCCGCTCACAGTAATAACCCGGCAAGCCTCCGGATCGCTGCGGATCGGCCTGCCGGGTCATTTTATACACTTAGGTTATATCAGCTATTGTCCTCTGCTCTTCCGCATTAACGGAATTTGCCGGCATCGATGGCGGCCTGCTTCTCATCCAGGATCTCCTGGTAGCCTGCCTCCAGATAGGTCTTCTTGGCCGCCTCATAGGTGGCGTCGAATTCGGCTTCCGGGGCCAGCACCACCTTCACGTACAGCTCCTGGAACAGCGTATTCAGGTCGGCCTTATATTCGTTCACCTTCTCCAGCACCGTGCTGAACAGGGCATCCGGCGTACGGAATTCAGCCGTCTCGTCATAATATTTCACCAGATCCTCCGCGAGCTGCTCATAGCCGGCCGGAGCCCAGTTGCGCAGGTTTGCCTTGCGGGTCTTGGCCTCATCCGGGTACTGGGCGATCTCCGTCACCAGCCCCCAGTAGTCCTTGTTGTTGTTCTGGGCCAGCACCGCTTCGCCTTTGTAGTCCGGGTTCTTCAGGGCAATGCCGTCGGCATCCAGTGTATAGTTCTCCCCTTCAATCCCGTTCTGGAACTTGAACAGATTCTCCGGCTGGCTGAGCCATTCCAGGTACATCCAGACCGCTGCCCGTTCCTCCGGCGTGGATTCATAGTTAATGCCCATGATGAAGCCGAACGGCCAGTAGGCGCGTCCCTGCGGCTTATTACCTTCCGGTACGCCCGCATACGGCGGCACGACAGCGAATTCAGCCTCCGGGTTGTTCTGAAGCGTTGCTGCGAACACGTCGGTGTTATTGGCGAGATAGAAGCCGAAGTTGCCTGTTTTGCCGGCCACGAATTCCGCCTTGACCTTAGGCTCATCATTGCGCAGATAGAATTCCTTATCCAGCAGACCGTTGTTATATTGGTAATTGAGATTGCGCAGGTATTCCTCTGTCTCCTTCGTGGTCAGGTCAGCCACACTAAGGTCGGAGTACAGCGCGCGGTATTTGGCATCCACCGGCCAATCACGGAACGCATAGTTGAAGTTGAAGAAGTTCTGCAGCAGGTTACCGCCGCTCACGCCGAGCCCGGCTTCTTTCCATTTAACCAGCATCTCGTTATATTTCTCCAGCGAGGTCAGATCCTCCACCTTCATGCCGACCTTCTCTACCCAATCCTTGCGGATGATGTTGACGAAGTTGTCAGCCTCCGGGCGGGCAGCGAAGAAGAAGGTGTTCTTCTCATCCACCACCCCGTACTGCTTGATGGTCTCGCCCATGTTCTTCCAGTAGGTAGGCGCATAATTCTCAATTTCGCTCCAGTCCAGCTGCTGCAGCACATCTTCACCATAATAAGTAAGCGCTTGCGGCATATCGTAGTGGAAAATAATATCCGGCGCCTTATGCGAAGCCAGCAGCTGCTCGAAATCCGTGACCTCCTTCGAGCGGGTAATCGGCACATAATTCACCTGAATATTGTACTTGTCGCCGAACTCTGCCTGTACCCAGCGGGTATAGTAGTTATCGGACACGTTCCAGCCCTCATAGGCACGTTCGTAGACGGGGATATCGAGTGAGACCTTTTTCTCAAAACCCTTGGAGTAATCTGGATAAGCCCCTTCTGCCTGGTTCGTAGCTGCCGCTGTCTCCGCAGGCGCATTGGTGGCTTCGGCATTCTTGGCCTTGTTCCCCCCGCTGCAGCCCGCCAGCAGACCGGCTGTCATGACTGATGCCATCAGTAATGAATACACACTTCTTCGGTTCATCGCAATTCCCCCATGAATTCATATTCTTTACTCCTTGACCGCCCCTAACATCACGCCTTGAACAAAATACTTCTGAACGAACGGATACACACAGAGAATAGGCAGCGTAGCGAATACAACAACCGATGCCTTCAGTACCTCCGGATTACTAAGCTGCACCTGGCTGGCCTCCAGCTGGAAGCTTTCACTGGCCTGAATGACCAGATAATACAGCTTAAGCTGCAGCGGGCGGAGCGAGGTCTCATGCTTGATGTAGAACAGTGCGTCCTGATAGGCATTCCAGCGGCCGACTGCATAGAAGAGGGACAACGTTGCTATGATCGGCTTGGACAGAGGCAGCACAATGCTGAACAGAATGCGGAAATGCCCGGCGCCGTCAATGCGTGCAGACTCCTCCAGACTGACAGGAATGCTGCTGGTCAGCGAGGTTTTCATAATCAGCAGGTTGAAGGCGCTGAAGGAGAGCGGCAGCACCAGCGACCAGATCGTATCCATCAGTCCCAGATTGTTGATGTTCATATAATCAGGAATAATGCCGCCGCTGAAGTACATCGTGAACAGGAAAATGAAGGTGATCACCCGGCGGCCCTTGAACTGGGGCCGGGACAGCGGATACGCGGCGCAGGTGGTCAGAATCATGCCCAGAATCGTGAACAGCACGGTCACAATCACCGAAATGTACAGGGAGCGGAGGATGCTGGCATCGGCGAAGATTTTGCGGTACGCCTCGATGGTGAAGCCCTGCGGCCACAGGAACACCTTATTGGCGATGACGAAGGAGTCTGCGCTTAAGGATTTGGAGACGACATGCACGAACGGCAGCAGGCAGATCAGGGAAGCGGTAATGATGACGAGGCGGATCAGCAGCTCCCAGATATCAATTCTTGCTTTACGGGATACGGCCGGGCCTCCGGTTGCAGCTTTCATGGTTCCTCTCCTCTCTACAGAATTCCATCCTCACCCAGCTTCTTGGCCACGCGGTCTGCGGAGATGACCAGGATGATGCCGATCACGGACTGGAATAATCCGATGGCAGTGGCCCGGCTGAAATTGCCGCTCTCAATCCCCCAGCGGTAGACCAGCACCGGAATGGTAGTGGTGAACTCAGTGGTCGCCTTATTCTGCAACGCGTAGATCCGCTCGAAGGAGCCGTCCATCACTTTGCCGAGGGCCATAATGAGCAGCGTAACAATCGTCGCCCGGATGGACGGCAGGGTAATATTCCATACCTTCCGCCAGCGGCCTGCCCCGTCGACCGTAGCCGCTTCATACATCTCCGGGTTGATTCCGCTCATCGCCGCCAGATAGATAATCGTGCCCCAGCCCATGCTCTGCCACACGCCGATGACCAGATAGCTGACCAGCCAGTGGTTATCCTGCTGCAGGAACGGAATCCGCTGTCCCCCCATCAGCTCAATCAGATTGTTGACCACCCCGCCGCCCTCACTGAGCAGCTGGTACGCAATCGCGCCGATAATGACCCAGGACAGGAAGTGGGGCAGGTACAGCACCGTCTGGTTAATGCGCTTGAAGCGGATGCTCCTGATCTCATTGAGCAGCAGTGCCAGCACGATCGGCATCGTGAAGCTGAAGAGGAGGTCCAGCACGTTCAGCAGCAGCGTGTTGCGGACGGCCTTAATGAAATCCGGCTTGGCAAACAGCTGCTGGAACACCTCCATCCCCGCCCATTCACTGCCCCAGAAGCCCCGTGCGATCTTGTAATCCTTAAAGGCAATGACCAGTCCGCTCATCGGCAGGTACTTAAATACGATGACAAAAGCCAGCGGCAGCATCACCAGCAGATAGAGCTGCCAGTCCCGCTGCAGATAATACCTGAACCCTTGTTTTCTTCTTAAAAGCGGACTATGGTCCGTTTGTGAAGCGCTTGCAACTTTCAACAGTTTCACCTCCCGGCAGGATGTTCTGTTGCCGGTCTTGCCTCATCCGGCCTGCTTCCTATGCTATAACGCATCGCCGGGATCTGAATATCATGACAATTGATGATCGCCTATCACATTTGATGAAGCCCCGGCCTGCAAGGCTTCTTCTGCGCGTAAATAATCAATTCTGATCAGCATTGCCAAAAGTTATAAAGCGCTTACAATAAGCTGCTCTAGGAGCTCTTGCTCTTGGCGGATTTGTAGCCGCTCGGCGGCATCCCTTCATATTTGCGGAAAAAGCGGTTGAAGCTCTGCACATTATAATAGCCGACCTCGGCGGCAATCTGCTTGATGCTTAAGCCCGACTCCAGCAGCAGCTCCTTGGCCTTCTCGATCCGCAGCTGATTGACGAAGTCGATCATGCTTTTCCCCGTCTGCTCATAGACCAGCTTGCGCATATAAGAGTAGCTGATACCAAGCTGCTTGGCCATGTCCTCGAAGACAATCTCTTCCGTGTAATGCTCTGTCAGATAGTTAACGATTCGCTGCGCATGATTGGTCTCCCGCGGGCTGCGGTCCAGGCTCTGGACAATGTCGCAATAGAACCCGTACAGATACTCCTCCAGCTCATCCAGGGTATCCATAGCGGCGAGATTCGAGTATACATTGCCTTGGCTGGTCATCATCCGCCCGGTCCCGAGATGGTTCTCCCGGAGATGCTTGAGGGTCGCCCCCATCAGCTGGTAATAGATGAACATAATATTATCGTAGGAGATATTGTCCTCGGCGGCGATCCGGCTGCGGAGGCTGTGCAGCTCCTTGAAGATTGCGGCCAGGTCGCCCGCATCCAGGAAGTTGAGAATCCGCCGCTCGCTGCTCTCGGAATCGAGATACTTGCGGCTGCCCTCCTCCTCCTCTTCCTGCCAGTACATAATGCTTCCGGCTCCGTTGACCATCCGGCGCTTGATCAGCTCCATCGCTTCGAACAGCCGCTGCGCCACCCTTCCGGGATCATCCGCCGGGTCGCTTACCCCAATCGTGACCGAGTGCTCCAGCAATTCCAGCGACTCCGCCCGGATAGCTTCCAGCGCCTGATGGATCTGTCCGCTGATTTGCTCCCCCGCCTGCGGGTCAAAGTTCAGCACGATCACCCTGCAGCCGTCATGATGATAGACACTGCGGGCCGCGATCCGCTCCGGGAACAAGCCCTCATACTTGGCTCCCAGCAGATACTGGTGATAGCTGCGCGTCTCAGCATTGGTATGGCCCGCATATCGCCGGTACTGGTCGATGGAGACAACGATTACCCGGTAGCATTTGTGAGGGAACACTTCCGTAATCCGCGGTGGAAGCTCGCCGCGCAGCAGGCGGTGTACCGCCAGGCTGCGGGTATCCTGCTCACGCTCCTGCAGCAGCTTGAACAGGCTCTCCTCCTCCTCCTGCATCCGCTTGAAGGCCAGGCCCAGGAAGGCCAGCTCATTCCTGTTCACTACCCCCAGATCGCTCTTCGAGCGGATCGTCTGCACCAGCTGCCGCAGCGGCCTGGACAGCCAGGCCGCCAGAAGTATAGCCAGCAGCGTCCCGAGCACGATAATGGTTCCGGTCAGCAGGATGATTTTGCCTTGCATGTCCTTGGACCGCTGCATCAGCTCATCCATCGAGCTCCAGCTTACATTCCACCAGCCCGACAAAGGCGATCGGCTCCAGGCATAGACCATCCGGTTGCCCTCCAGCTCGCGGAACGTATAGCCTTCACTGGACTCCTGGCTCAGAATCTCCTGGAGAAAGGGGAGCTTCCGGCCGTCCGACAGCAGCAGGGACCGGTCATCGAAGGAGATTACTGTTCCCTCAGCATCCAGCAGCAGGCTGCTGCTGCCGGCGGTCTCCGTGCCGTGGAGATAGCTGCCAATCTGGCTCTCCTTGAGGTTGACGACAATAATCCCGCTGGTGGTGGTGGA
This region of Paenibacillus sp. FSL K6-1096 genomic DNA includes:
- a CDS encoding LysR family transcriptional regulator — its product is MYDDLDAFAAVVEHSSLNRASRQLNLSQPALSRKISKLEERLGVALFNRFGKRLELTEVGRLTYTYALEQRQQRSRFLEALSKFKEGEPQFVTLGASLTTLQTTLPPLVKAYTEKYPAAELKLITGKTHEMVTAVSEGKCDVGIIASQVHEPGLRSIPLFEDQLRLVVSEQHPLTLTPRLTMDHLSRLPMILFSKGTWYRRTTDDLFHRCGVEPDVRMEIDSFEAIVRLLPTVKAAALLPNSYLRPELLNGGGLVSLHIKELEQTQRTTCLIYQSSGGLSTAARCLVQVTEDVFLNSRD
- a CDS encoding ABC transporter substrate-binding protein, whose amino-acid sequence is MNRRSVYSLLMASVMTAGLLAGCSGGNKAKNAEATNAPAETAAATNQAEGAYPDYSKGFEKKVSLDIPVYERAYEGWNVSDNYYTRWVQAEFGDKYNIQVNYVPITRSKEVTDFEQLLASHKAPDIIFHYDMPQALTYYGEDVLQQLDWSEIENYAPTYWKNMGETIKQYGVVDEKNTFFFAARPEADNFVNIIRKDWVEKVGMKVEDLTSLEKYNEMLVKWKEAGLGVSGGNLLQNFFNFNYAFRDWPVDAKYRALYSDLSVADLTTKETEEYLRNLNYQYNNGLLDKEFYLRNDEPKVKAEFVAGKTGNFGFYLANNTDVFAATLQNNPEAEFAVVPPYAGVPEGNKPQGRAYWPFGFIMGINYESTPEERAAVWMYLEWLSQPENLFKFQNGIEGENYTLDADGIALKNPDYKGEAVLAQNNNKDYWGLVTEIAQYPDEAKTRKANLRNWAPAGYEQLAEDLVKYYDETAEFRTPDALFSTVLEKVNEYKADLNTLFQELYVKVVLAPEAEFDATYEAAKKTYLEAGYQEILDEKQAAIDAGKFR
- a CDS encoding carbohydrate ABC transporter permease gives rise to the protein MKAATGGPAVSRKARIDIWELLIRLVIITASLICLLPFVHVVSKSLSADSFVIANKVFLWPQGFTIEAYRKIFADASILRSLYISVIVTVLFTILGMILTTCAAYPLSRPQFKGRRVITFIFLFTMYFSGGIIPDYMNINNLGLMDTIWSLVLPLSFSAFNLLIMKTSLTSSIPVSLEESARIDGAGHFRILFSIVLPLSKPIIATLSLFYAVGRWNAYQDALFYIKHETSLRPLQLKLYYLVIQASESFQLEASQVQLSNPEVLKASVVVFATLPILCVYPFVQKYFVQGVMLGAVKE
- a CDS encoding ABC transporter permease subunit; translated protein: MKVASASQTDHSPLLRRKQGFRYYLQRDWQLYLLVMLPLAFVIVFKYLPMSGLVIAFKDYKIARGFWGSEWAGMEVFQQLFAKPDFIKAVRNTLLLNVLDLLFSFTMPIVLALLLNEIRSIRFKRINQTVLYLPHFLSWVIIGAIAYQLLSEGGGVVNNLIELMGGQRIPFLQQDNHWLVSYLVIGVWQSMGWGTIIYLAAMSGINPEMYEAATVDGAGRWRKVWNITLPSIRATIVTLLIMALGKVMDGSFERIYALQNKATTEFTTTIPVLVYRWGIESGNFSRATAIGLFQSVIGIILVISADRVAKKLGEDGIL
- a CDS encoding helix-turn-helix domain-containing protein, whose amino-acid sequence is MKKTPMLLQLAFILFCIMAIPTAVLTWYSGSQIIENSETAIGESSLAGLNASRRLNETALANLAQDTSRLAATNIFDRIRSFRTYEDINANYNNVSLALSVTKELLNLNRRVDGVYSSFFYLQDSDYVFSTDSSITTLARYEPLGWMDKALEGHRGISGVWVPRRLASGEHVVSYVYPLNRLSTTTSGIIVVNLKESQIGSYLHGTETAGSSSLLLDAEGTVISFDDRSLLLSDGRKLPFLQEILSQESSEGYTFRELEGNRMVYAWSRSPLSGWWNVSWSSMDELMQRSKDMQGKIILLTGTIIVLGTLLAILLAAWLSRPLRQLVQTIRSKSDLGVVNRNELAFLGLAFKRMQEEEESLFKLLQEREQDTRSLAVHRLLRGELPPRITEVFPHKCYRVIVVSIDQYRRYAGHTNAETRSYHQYLLGAKYEGLFPERIAARSVYHHDGCRVIVLNFDPQAGEQISGQIHQALEAIRAESLELLEHSVTIGVSDPADDPGRVAQRLFEAMELIKRRMVNGAGSIMYWQEEEEEGSRKYLDSESSERRILNFLDAGDLAAIFKELHSLRSRIAAEDNISYDNIMFIYYQLMGATLKHLRENHLGTGRMMTSQGNVYSNLAAMDTLDELEEYLYGFYCDIVQSLDRSPRETNHAQRIVNYLTEHYTEEIVFEDMAKQLGISYSYMRKLVYEQTGKSMIDFVNQLRIEKAKELLLESGLSIKQIAAEVGYYNVQSFNRFFRKYEGMPPSGYKSAKSKSS